The region tatcatttatcaaaacCTGAGCTTGTGATATTGTGCCAGTGAAATTGCTAGTGAGAGGATCAagtgaccaaaaaaaaaaatgctatttgTGTCACCGAGTTGCAGATAACATAGTGAGGTTAAGTGTTACTAATTCATAGTAAATGTCTAAAGCGTGAAAAACGAAAATCCTTGACAAATAAACCAAAGATATTAAGCTTCCTGCctggtttaattaatttgaaatgtaaagaaaataatGCAGCAACAAAATGGTAAAAGAGTAGCGATCTCTTATGCTCTTAGGATGAGTAGAGAGTGTTGTCCAGCtgaaaagtaaaaaagtaaaaataaaaataaaaatttataggaTTACAGTCTAATTATACATAAAAAGGGGCCAATGAAACGTATGATAGCTGTCGAGCTGCGACAGCATGGCATAACCACATAGAAAAGCAAGGAactcaaaatttataaactgTCAGCGTTCTAAAGGTTCGACAGCAGTCCTAAAGAGAAGGATGTAAACCTTGTCGATCGAAAAATACAAGAAGCCTCCTGTGGAATGAGTAACATATGAACCAAAGCTAGTACCAACAATGCAGTGCCAGGCTGGACCATATGCAGCATCAAATTCCTGCCAAACCATTAAAAACTGGGAACTGTTagattgttaatgttaaatggCACTTCCAACAACAAATTCCATAAATTCCTGCTTGGATGATCGTCATAATCTTTTAGGCAACAGGAGGATAGAGGACAAGCAGAAATTTGTCCATCTCTGTTTTGAGTACTCAAACATCAATACAATTACTGCTTCAAAAGGTCTTCTTTAAAACatgcaacaaaataataatagatgGTTACAGAACAACCCCAAAGGTATGGGGCCAATTTGCTCTACCAAGTTGAAGTTTGATAAGTGTCATTTCCCACTCCCAGCTTCCATGGTATCTCTACAAAACTCGATGCAGAGTAACATGCTCGCACATGCTGCTGTTATGTTCCACTAGCAATAATTAGTCAAGAAAATTGGTTTTGGCTTACAACGTTCAAGTCAATTAACTGCTTGACTAGATGTAAGAGAGATAGAGATAGCGTTTCCATGTGTAAAGGACTATCATGAATCACAGAAGCTGGGTATTCATCAAACCAGAAACAATACCATATTTCAAAGATGATGGAAACAGCCCATTTCTCTTTTGTTGTGTTCCCACATTCCAGGTTGTGTAACTTTTTCTCTCTCCCCATTTTCCTGCTTCtagttttcattttatttatcaaacaaaGGTTCTCTTCTTAAAACAATCTAACAGTAGGTAATTTCAATGTTTGATGAAGATAATGGTTGCATACATGAGAAAGTTCTGACggggaaaaaaggaaaatgcaAGAGACTGGAAAAGGAGTAAATCCAGAGAAATCCACCGCTGGATGCTTTTTCCATAAAGTTTCTTTTAACAAAGAAACCTGGAAACGAATGAACAGGTATAGACAACTGTATCCCCAAGAAACGCAACTGACAAAGTTCTCTTTTGAACCATAGAACATCTGGCTAGCAAGGGCTGCCTAATGCCAACATCAGCTGAAAGAGCAGTAAGCTAATTGTTTACTTGATGGTACACTATGGAATGTTGTAATGTGCTTAGGCCAGACGAGTCCATATTCTTGACATTTCAACATTTACAGGTTTTATTTTGCTGCCTATGGAAGTGCATTCATATCTTTTGCTCCTGTTTTTTCATGCAGTGAGACAGTAATAACCATAGCTCCGCCACAAATGAAGCAATTTAACAAATATAGGTTACCTCTACTACAAGCTGTAGAGTTTGCGGAATTTCCAAGATCActgttattttatttgcttaagGCTCAGCATGCAATCACGGAAGAAAGAACACCCAATTTCCACAATTCAAGTGTCATTCACAATGTAGAGAGCCTTTACAAAGAGATAGAaggtgtgttttttttctgttagttTTTCCTATTCAAAAACTAGAAAGATTCTACACTAGTCGCAGCTTTACAACTCAGCATTGCTGAGTTGCAAAACCCGACCAATTGAATGGTTACATGCAAGAGTACAAAAACTACATTGGAAGAGTGGTTACAATAGATTTAAGTTAAAATgccattttctttaattctaaCAAATAAATCCATGTTCTCTTACAGatacataattgtttttcagTGTTGCAACATGACTGGTTGGCTTTCTAACTCAATCATGCTGAGCTGGTAAGCCGCGACTAGTGTAGAACTCAAGAAACTAACCTGTATGTAAAACTGCTTCAAGATAGTTTTTAAGGGAGTTGAAACTTCATTCTTAAGTGGAAATGGACTTGGGATTATCCATCATGGGTTTCCATTCCTAATTTAAACCCAACAATTCTGGTGCATTGGAGCTGTGAGAATGCTAGCTTTGCTGTTACAATATGAACAAATTCTAAGAACTCATTAGCAGTTTAAAGGATTTAGATACCCAATATATAGAATGTCTAAACACCAAGCAATCCAGTTGGTCATTTTGTCAAGTTTTCTGGGGTCATAAGGGTAATAAGTACTGCGCTTGTTAACAGGTTGGATACCGTTTACCATTCTAAACACGACCTAAATGAAAACCTTCCCAGATACTTCTTATTTTCTCATACATTTAGTTACATGCGTCTAGAAAATGGTTTCCCTATAATTCCAAAGTCTCAACTCTACACTCAATAAAAAGGGAAACAAAGAAGTTAAATTCTCCCTTCAACTGAAATAAATCATTGCAGGGAAGTCGATGGAAAACACATTCAGATACATGTAATGCTCTTCCCTCTGCACATATGCAAATGCACTTAGCAATTCCGAGAAGCCATTCAGAGTGGCAATCAACCAAAAGAGAATCTAAAACAAGACCATAATTCAaccatcaataataaataaattgttgattCTGATTAGTTACGAGACATGTTACATTTATGTCTCAATTAGACTAATTACAAACCTAAGTAGTATAAATATCAACTCAATACCTACTATTGCAGAATTTCACTTTCTTTATCTAAGACATTAATTCTTACAATAGAAAGCAAGCAGAGCACGCGGAAGAACCAATTGGTCCAGACCGAGCTGgcaatcaagaataaaaataaagccaATGAATTTCACTTGAGAAGTTAACAGCACAAATGATCAATAGGACCACCTGTACTTGCAGTTTCTGTACACACACTACTGACAAGATTCAAATCGGTTTGGCTGTTTCATAATGGAAGCAGAAAAAATCTAACGCAACGGCAAGATTGGACcacatgaaaaacactttcgtCTTCACAAAAAAGGATTTCAATCAGGATAAACCATGAATAAGTAGACCCCAAAAGAAGGATTAGAGCCCAGCAGCATAAAAAGGACATCGCCATGCTCACTTACAGTAATGACACATTCGAACAGGACCACCTGTACTCAAAATTTACCAAGTACCCattaatttaaactaaacaCCCCATTAAAAATCCCAACAAACCGATTTAGCCTTGTGCTTAAGCACGTTTGAAGTTCAAGTTAAATACTCAAAAGTCAACAGGATTGCCTCCATGCATAATTCAACCCATTACTATAAATACTCCAACAAAGAAGAATGAAAGACAATTAACAGATTCTGAGCTCGAAGAGTAAACAAAGATCGAAACCCAGAAAAGAAGGGAACTTGCTTAGTTTCTAACCTTTTTAAGGGCAAGAGCAAGGCGTTTGCTGTCAAGCTTTCCAGGCATGGAGTCAAGCTGGTCACGAGCACACCTAAAAGCGCGGTCTTGCAAAACAATGGGCATATCAGCAGCTCTAACACGAACACTGAGTTTGCTGGGCTGCTCTTGACGTTCTTTGGCCTTCCTTTTCTCTATCAAACCACTCAAGAACTTGCTCCTTCTCTCTAGTTCCAGCTCTGCTCCTTCCATCCACTTAGCTTGATTCTTGATTTCTTGTTTATTCACTCATCACTTAATTAAAAACGAGGATAAAACTGCTTGTATCAGCAGTTACTGTAAGAGCGTACTAAGTGTTTGAAGAAAAGACTGACAGGGTGGGGTAAAAAATAAAGGTCGCAAAAGAGAAGATGTTAGAAGAATAAATGGAGggagagagggaaagagagcAAGGTTGTGGGTTCGaggtgtttctttttctttcttttcgttTTTGGAGCTTTCTTGGTGCGTTTTTGAGTATCGACAAGGTCAGGCTGTTGTTGGGGTAGGCGTAGAGGGGACAAAACCAGTATATTGTAATCGTCTTGGGATATATTTTTACTCTTGATTTAGCGGAAAGTTTGCAGCTCACCTCCACACAAAATTGTGCTCTCTTGTATGGAGTGGCATAAGACCAGACCTGATTGATATGTGATACTATATATAGATGGGAGATGGTGGCTTGTGAAAAAAATGTAGGCTCAACTTTTGAGGTTAATAGGATTTAAATAGTGTTGATCTTATTCTTCCCAGATCATTTCTTGTATTGAGTAAAAGTAGCTTTGCTCTTAGGATTTATACCGCGAAACTACCGTTTACAGCATTTGACCAGTTGTGTTATAGGCTTATAGCTGTCAATACTCGGAGTAGCTCAATTGCTTCATCTATTTCTAATAATAACATGAACGGCTTCCTATACCAGAATTGATCAGCCTTTTACACTCTGAGATTCTCCTGTCATGTGTTCGACTAAAATGCATTTTGCATGGATTAGCCGTTCTAAAAACTAAGAGCAAAATTTATCTTGTTTACACTgaggcaaaaaaataaatataaaactcgATGCAAGCATTGTAGAATTTGCCTCTTGGTAATCAACATGAGGGCAATGGGGAATTAGGCATCGCAGAAGGTTTtccttgttttcatttttatcatgaGGTGCAGAGGAAGTTAACTCTTGACTAACTACACCAATCCCAGTCATAATTAGTTTCGTAGCTGGATAGGTCCAGTACCACAGAAACTTTACCTTCCTTTGAAGCTCGGTGCCAGGCAGCTTCTGCAACATAAGGAAGAGAGATGGAACCTCTAAAGCAAAAGTCCCCTAACATTCCTACCTAAAGAGGGGACCTCCGAACTGGGCTTACACTCGATAGACAAACAAACGGCAATTGCGGGATTTAAAAAGCAAACACGTGGGTCCTCGTAAACTCCGATACTTTCAAAGAATCAAAGTTGACGGGTCTGATCTAAGCTGGACTTGTTGGTTTCTGCGTGGCGGAAGCAGGGTCGCCAGGTCTAACGACCAGTCAAGAAGTTCTTTTCTTACAAATGGGCAGCCCGGAACCTCATGGTTGTGGGCGAACAGGATACCAGTTCTCCTTGGGTTCTGATTTTCTAGCTCATTCATAAGTTGCAACTTTACGTGATTccgtaaaaatattttatttttttctctagaaCAAGCCAAGGGCGTGCACGGGGTCGGGTTGGATCGGGTTGGACCAGAATACATATCTAACCCGACATCACAATTCTTTCAACATGCAGAACCGACGTGACCCGCAGATAGTATACATGTGGGTTGAATATAGCTGGTTGAATAACAATTTTACAGATATATCATATACTTGCGGATAcgaatttaaatatttagaaagaaaatgaaaccaaaacaacaaaaagaacttgtttttttgtaaacttgttttgttttgatttgtttgatcttAGTCTTAAATATTGTCAAGTGTTGAAGGTtggtgaagaaaaaagagaagaaatgttGCTGGACAGAGATGGCAAGACAAAGGAACGAAGAAAGCAGGCCTTGGAAATTGGGATATGAAACTTACGAGTTTATATTGGAGTTGAGCTTCGATAGGATTTAGATTTTTAAGCATTGTATTAAACTTATCGTATTATGTACACGAGTGAAAGGGTTGGGTCGCGTTGCGCTAGCAACCCAGCCcaccatatttgtttttttaatgtttttaccCGTTATATCCGATATATCTGTTAATTTCAGGTAAGATCAGatcacataatatatttttcaaattggttGCACATCCTGAAGAAGCTTCCCAAATAGATTCGTGTACAAACATATGAATGAATAAACGTATGCTACTGTGTATGTAAAGAACTTATTAATCTATTTGGATAAATTCATAATGTCTGGGATCACTTTGGTGACTCTGATCTTGggtagattaatattttttgaactgGTTGAATATATTTTGTTGTTCATATGGGTTCGTTTAATATGGAAAAACTTTGTGTTTGCTTCATTTGTACATGCTTGTTTTCTGTTCGATGGAATCAACTCTCCGACCTTTCTGTCTCATGGGCTTCACTTTAATTTACTCTGGGTCTTCCCATCAATGATTCAATAACACGAGTGACCTGGTATCACTACAAACAAGGATGAATTTATGATCCTGGTTTTGAAATGGCCCAGGAGCCATGGAGAATTTACGGTACAGTCGTTGTCTCGGTATATTATCCATTTAATTCGACCATTTGTGGATTTTATACTATGTGGGAGATCCATCGTTTTGATAAATATCAAGACCTGAAAGAACAACGGGAAAGGAAGAGGTGTTCTTGACAGGGAAAGGAAGCACATGTGCCATGAAAGCTGGATTTACAGGTGCATGTGGGCGttgctatttttgttttaacaCAGCACGGAGAAAGTTCGAGGATGTTTTCAATGTGGATAGGGCAAGGATCTAAAATTCCCCCGGTCAccatattataaaagaaaagccCACATAGTTTCATGAAATGGACAAGACCAGGGTAAAGTAAAATACAGGAcaagtaaattaaatttgtcTATGCATCAACTGAAGATCACAAATATGCCACCTGGCACTGGACAGCTTACTGGGTTTTATTCCATATACCTGGGAGTATCATTTTTATACTACACCAAGCCTACAACACTGTCAAGTAGTTTATTAAACAGCTACAGGGGATCATACGACGTGGAACTGATGATAACGAATCGCGTTGTTTTGCACAACCAGATCTGGGGCACCCTTATCGGCTCATGCCCCCTTCAACCACTGGCGGCACTGAAGCCATCTCTGAGCTGCGATTCTTTTTCTCCACATTGCCATGCCATCCTAagcaatttcaaaacaaaaaattcgcAATATAATTAAGAACCCAGATTAAACCCATAAAGCATATGCGTATATATAATTAAGCgcaagattatatatatttaccCATAGCCAAATCATATCCACGGCTTTTAAGCTCGCGATACTCTTGACACAGAGAACAACACTCGCAGAAGCAATGAACCAGACAGTCCCCGCAAGGGGTTTCCCTCAACAAGTACTGCTGCCTCATTTTTGCACGGTAGAAGCATGAGTAGCAACATGGAAAACAAGTAACACATGAAATCAGTGCGTAAAGTGCTCCATTTACACCACAAGCTGCATGTAACGCATACATCATACTAGTCAATAAATAGTGGtcttaattaagataaaatattctaaaaacatagagttaagtattttttttatttatatgaattcgATTAAGTTATTCGCTTGTTTAAACTTCTTAATTAATAATGAAactataaatcataaaattaataacagcACAAAAATTGGAAATATTTACTTACACGAAGATCCCTTGTCGACGATTTCAGCAATTTGGCCAAATGTGACGCAGGGGCACCAAAACGTTATGCAGCCTGTAAAACCACAAGAAtagggagggggagggggagggggagaaATACAGCCAAGTTCAGACAATGAGATACCAACTACCCCAACCCCACGCTCACAAATAAATCGCGTGTGAAAAACGCGCCACTAAGAGGAGCAGCTTTTTTAACTTACAGTTTCGCCAATCATCATGGCAGTCGCACAACCCAGTTGACCAAGGGCCCTTGTTCTTGGATCGGAGTTCAATAGAAGATCTAGAATCATCAGTACTGTAGAACTGGCTTGTTGAGGTGACCGGGATCCCAGTTGTTGTTGTATCTTGACTGAACGCCGGTGGCTGCGAAGTGGAGAATTTTTCATAAGAAGATGGGTTTTGTGAGTACATGATGAGCAATTAAGTAATGGATTTTATATACCCAGATCAAGATGAGAAGAAAGGGGTTTCGAGCATGTAGTTTCCAACTCCAGTGGCGGGTTAACTTGAAAATAAGACCCGTATGGCCGTATGTTTAATGgaattattttctaaactttAATGTATTTGTTTATTCCGAGAGAGaagttgattaataaataaatatttttagttaaaaaattatttttcaatttattttcaatgagaatactaaatataaaaaattaataattcaatttttaaatatttatttttttataaaaactattttttaaaaaaataaactattttctataacTAGGCCTAAAAAAAAGATACGAATGAATGAAAAAGAGAGTGAAGTTTTCTTTGACAAGTAAATGTATACTTGCTTATCAataatcaattcttttattttctgtttttgaatcattttgtttgtttttatagttaaaaattatttttaaaaaaaattaaaattttttttgcttcaaattaatttttttgtattttcaaatcattttaatgtgttaatgtcaaaaataatttttaaaaaataaaaaaaattattttaatatatttccgagcaaaatatactttaaaaaataatcaattctaCACTCCAAAACACCCCTAAAAGTTCATTCATGAACAACAAGAAGTGTAATTTGGCATTCTGAttcctttttaatatatatatatatatatattaaattgatatttttttttattgaatttatatgtcaatatcaaaaatataaaaactaattttaatatattaaaaaaatatttaaatatatatatatttttaatatatatttcatagttttaaaacccgacccgGTCATCGACCCGATCCagtgatcgggtcacgggtcaaatgggttgacccgagtcaacaaaaaaaaaacacctatatAAAACACATAACAGAAAAAGATTATGCTTCCTAGTAAATTTTGTCAAGGCTATTTTCTTATCCTGAACTAATAACAAGCAACAAGATGTGGAAAATCAGCCAGCAGTCAACATGAGAAAGCATTGAGAAAGGAAAGTCTGATGCCACAGCAACTCTAGCAAAAGTTGATAATATCAACTAACTAATCAATGTCACAGTAACTCCATGAAACACAG is a window of Populus nigra chromosome 10, ddPopNigr1.1, whole genome shotgun sequence DNA encoding:
- the LOC133705706 gene encoding uncharacterized protein LOC133705706 isoform X2, which gives rise to MEGAELELERRSKFLSGLIEKRKAKERQEQPSKLSVRVRAADMPIVLQDRAFRCARDQLDSMPGKLDSKRLALALKKVVLFECVITVSEHGDVLFMLLGSNPSFGVYLFMVYPD
- the LOC133705706 gene encoding uncharacterized protein LOC133705706 isoform X3 produces the protein MEGAELELERRSKFLSGLIEKRKAKERQEQPSKLSVRVRAADMPIVLQDRAFRCARDQLDSMPGKLDSKRLALALKKQHVRACYSASSFVEIPWKLGVGNDTYQTSTW
- the LOC133705706 gene encoding uncharacterized protein LOC133705706 isoform X1 is translated as MEGAELELERRSKFLSGLIEKRKAKERQEQPSKLSVRVRAADMPIVLQDRAFRCARDQLDSMPGKLDSKRLALALKKEFDAAYGPAWHCIVGTSFGSYVTHSTGGFLYFSIDKVYILLFRTAVEPLER
- the LOC133704825 gene encoding protein PLANT CADMIUM RESISTANCE 2-like, with protein sequence MYSQNPSSYEKFSTSQPPAFSQDTTTTGIPVTSTSQFYSTDDSRSSIELRSKNKGPWSTGLCDCHDDWRNCCITFWCPCVTFGQIAEIVDKGSSSCGVNGALYALISCVTCFPCCYSCFYRAKMRQQYLLRETPCGDCLVHCFCECCSLCQEYRELKSRGYDLAMGWHGNVEKKNRSSEMASVPPVVEGGMSR